In the Tetrapisispora phaffii CBS 4417 chromosome 7, complete genome genome, one interval contains:
- the FSF1 gene encoding Fsf1p (similar to Saccharomyces cerevisiae YOR271C; ancestral locus Anc_8.720): MASSVPGPIALPESRFDQSTYWGRVRHCAQISDPSMLLTTEADLAKARSVVSDYRHGLLTSATPAFWKAKKQLDSTVHPDTGETVFLPFRMSCNVISNLLVTAGMLTPGLGTAGTLFWANQSLNVAVNSATANKSDPMSTRQLVTNYTVAVSASCGVAVGLNRLVPRLKNITPNTRLVLGRLVPFAAVVSAGIVNVFLMRGNEIRNGISVFEQNGDEVGKSRKAALLAVGETALSRIINATPVMVLPPLVLLRLQKSVLKGKPVFAQNMANLGLVGVTLFSVLPFALAVFPQKQSIDVSKLESELHGKKTHDGKKVSLVYFNRGI; this comes from the coding sequence CCAGGTCCCATTGCCCTTCCTGAATCGCGTTTTGACCAGTCGACCTATTGGGGCCGGGTGCGTCATTGTGCCCAGATCTCGGATCCGTCCATGCTGCTGACCACTGAGGCCGACCTGGCCAAGGCCAGGTCGGTCGTCAGCGATTATCGTCACGGTTTGTTGACAAGCGCAACTCCGGCCTTTTGGAAGGCCAAGAAACAACTGGATTCGACTGTGCATCCGGACACTGGCGAGACAGTGTTTCTACCGTTCAGGATGTCTTGCAACGTGATTTCCAACTTGTTGGTCACGGCAGGGATGCTGACTCCCGGTCTGGGGACTGCCGGCACGCTGTTCTGGGCTAACCAATCGCTGAACGTGGCAGTGAACTCCGCAACCGCAAACAAATCGGATCCGATGTCCACAAGGCAGCTGGTCACCAACTACACTGTGGCGGTGTCGGCGTCGTGCGGTGTGGCTGTTGGGTTGAACAGACTGGTGCCAAGACTGAAGAATATCACTCCCAACACCAGGCTGGTCTTGGGGCGACTGGTGCCGTTTGCAGCGGTGGTCAGCGCAGGGATAGTCAATGTCTTTCTGATGAGAGGCAATGAGATTCGAAATGGGATCAGTGTGTTCGAACAGAACGGCGACGAAGTCGGGAAGTCCAGGAAGGCTGCCCTGTTGGCCGTGGGGGAAACTGCGTTAAGCAGAATCATCAACGCCACTCCGGTGATGGTCCTACCTCCTCTTGTGCTGTTGAGACTACAAAAAAGCGTGCTGAAGGGTAAACCTGTCTTTGCGCAAAACATGGCAAATCTGGGTTTGGTCGGCGTTACCTTGTTCAGTGTTTTGCCGTTTGCATTGGCTGTATTCCCACAGAAACAGTCCATTGACGTCTCGAAACTGGAGAGTGAATTACATGGGAAGAAGACACACGATGGCAAAAAGGTAAGTTTAGTGTATTTCAACAGGGGGATTTAG